The following nucleotide sequence is from Balnearium lithotrophicum.
ATTCCTTTATTGTCAAGGCTTTGTTCTCGTTCAATACATGGTGGACACCCTGGAGTTTTTTAATATATTCCTCAAACTTCTCTACTGGAGTCTTATAACCAAGACCTTGATGAGGCCTAACGAAGTTGTAAAAGCTTAGATACCTAAATAGTTTCCTGTTCATTTCATCAACTGTCGGCTCAGTCCCTTCTATCATCCACAGTTCCTTCTCCACCGTCTGTATGAACCTTTCAACATGTGCATTGGTCTTGGGAGACCT
It contains:
- a CDS encoding integrase core domain-containing protein, with protein sequence RSPKTNAHVERFIQTVEKELWMIEGTEPTVDEMNRKLFRYLSFYNFVRPHQGLGYKTPVEKFEEYIKKLQGVHHVLNENKALTIKELNSIFVLRY